One Edaphobacter flagellatus genomic region harbors:
- a CDS encoding galactokinase, protein MTPNELEFADHLAEQTFFDCARKLIVARAPGRLDLMGGNVDYTGGFVLQSTIREATWVAVQLRQDHRIRLHNPQAALFGWQPEFELSPDDLNHASSLRELCHRSEATRWTAYVVGGLHLLQQRGLGFTHHGADIFIHSNLPPNKGVSSSAALEIAVLKAASIACGTPLTGAELAVAGQWVENEIAQAACGIMDQAAIVFGQQDTLLPILCQPLQIYPPLPLPPGVRIWGVDSMAPRSTIGTEYERARAAAFIAYTLLCDQLKLPFALDTSSGIPRWKDSLWNGYLSNIEPSIFRAEYAAYLPETLSGAAFLQAHTHHADPFTTVKENLDYPVRAAARYAIEENERIRQFASIIRERPTELPRLGELLYQSHHAYRECGLGSDRCDELVEMVRQGGPGSGLHGAKMTGGGAGGTVAVFGTPDGAYALRSIVGEFTRRHGATPHVFEGSSAGADIFCPTNLHRSVVQAS, encoded by the coding sequence ATGACTCCAAACGAGCTCGAGTTCGCCGACCATCTGGCCGAGCAGACTTTCTTTGATTGCGCGCGCAAGTTGATCGTCGCGCGGGCCCCTGGGCGCCTCGATCTCATGGGAGGCAATGTCGACTATACCGGTGGCTTCGTTCTTCAAAGCACTATCCGTGAGGCTACCTGGGTCGCAGTCCAACTCCGGCAGGACCATCGCATCCGCCTCCATAACCCCCAGGCAGCCCTGTTCGGCTGGCAGCCGGAGTTTGAGTTAAGCCCCGACGATCTCAACCACGCCAGCTCTCTCCGTGAACTTTGTCATCGCTCCGAAGCCACGCGATGGACTGCTTACGTGGTCGGCGGACTTCATCTCCTCCAGCAAAGAGGGCTTGGATTCACCCATCATGGAGCGGATATCTTTATTCACTCCAACCTCCCTCCCAACAAAGGTGTCAGCTCCTCCGCAGCACTCGAAATCGCCGTCCTCAAGGCCGCCTCCATCGCCTGCGGAACACCTCTCACAGGAGCCGAATTAGCCGTGGCCGGCCAATGGGTCGAAAACGAGATCGCTCAAGCTGCCTGCGGAATTATGGATCAGGCAGCCATTGTGTTTGGCCAGCAGGATACCTTGCTCCCTATCCTCTGCCAGCCGCTCCAGATCTATCCTCCCCTCCCCCTGCCGCCAGGAGTTCGTATCTGGGGGGTCGACTCGATGGCGCCCCGCTCAACCATCGGCACCGAATACGAGCGGGCCCGTGCCGCAGCCTTCATCGCATACACCTTGCTCTGCGATCAGCTCAAACTCCCGTTTGCTCTCGATACCTCCAGTGGTATACCCCGCTGGAAAGACTCTCTCTGGAACGGATACCTTTCCAATATCGAGCCCTCTATCTTCCGCGCGGAATACGCCGCATATCTTCCCGAAACACTCTCCGGAGCGGCCTTCCTCCAGGCCCACACCCATCACGCTGACCCTTTCACTACCGTCAAAGAAAATCTCGACTACCCAGTCCGAGCCGCTGCGAGATATGCCATCGAAGAAAACGAGCGCATTCGTCAGTTCGCCTCTATCATTCGAGAACGCCCAACAGAACTACCCCGGCTCGGCGAGCTCCTCTACCAGTCCCATCATGCCTATCGGGAGTGCGGGCTTGGCTCTGATCGTTGTGACGAGCTTGTCGAGATGGTCCGTCAGGGCGGCCCTGGCAGCGGACTTCATGGAGCCAAGATGACTGGGGGAGGAGCCGGTGGAACCGTCGCAGTCTTTGGCACTCCAGACGGCGCCTATGCCCTGAGATCAATCGTCGGGGAGTTTACTCGCCGCCACGGTGCGACACCACACGTCTTTGAAGGCAGCTCCGCCGGAGCAGATATATTTTGCCCCACGAACCTCCATCGATCCGTCGTACAGGCAAGCTGA
- a CDS encoding DeoR/GlpR family DNA-binding transcription regulator → MPDTTEHSRINEILQLLKEHTTASIGEIAEKFAVSEMTIRRDIQKLAETGQVIRIPGGVRIERWRGMERTFVERLQKMSPTKSNIGEAAAALVRDGESVVLDSGTTTLYVARQLRARQNITVFTFSLAALEELASADSVRVELTGGVYRASSHDLVGHAVGEYLSSICADHVIFGAAAVSLTRGVMVHDPDAQRELLHSGKQRVLVVDSSKIGIEATYRLCGIEECDLILTDNGIKPDDLTRLRQKTTVQIVNAP, encoded by the coding sequence ATGCCCGATACAACCGAGCACTCTCGAATAAATGAGATCCTGCAACTCCTCAAGGAGCACACGACTGCCTCCATCGGGGAGATCGCTGAAAAATTCGCCGTATCCGAGATGACGATCCGGCGTGACATCCAGAAATTAGCCGAAACCGGACAGGTGATCCGTATCCCAGGAGGCGTTCGCATCGAACGCTGGCGCGGCATGGAGCGCACATTTGTAGAACGCCTCCAGAAGATGTCTCCCACCAAAAGCAACATTGGAGAAGCCGCGGCTGCTCTTGTTCGCGATGGAGAATCCGTCGTACTCGACTCCGGCACCACAACCCTCTACGTCGCCCGCCAGTTGCGCGCCCGCCAGAACATCACAGTCTTCACCTTCTCTCTCGCCGCGCTTGAAGAGCTCGCCTCCGCCGACTCGGTTCGCGTCGAGTTGACCGGCGGGGTCTATCGCGCCAGCAGTCATGACCTAGTCGGCCACGCCGTCGGAGAATATCTCTCCTCCATCTGTGCCGATCATGTCATCTTCGGAGCCGCCGCTGTCTCTCTTACCCGTGGTGTCATGGTCCACGATCCCGACGCTCAGCGCGAGCTCCTGCACTCCGGCAAACAACGTGTCCTCGTAGTCGACAGCAGCAAAATTGGTATCGAGGCCACCTATCGCCTCTGCGGCATCGAAGAGTGTGACCTCATCCTCACCGATAACGGCATCAAACCTGACGATCTCACCAGGCTCCGCCAGAAAACCACCGTCCAGATCGTTAATGCCCCCTGA